The following proteins are co-located in the Onychomys torridus chromosome 6, mOncTor1.1, whole genome shotgun sequence genome:
- the Nudt6 gene encoding nucleoside diphosphate-linked moiety X motif 6 isoform X2, whose amino-acid sequence MLRTKWGLQLKNMWKFPGGLSEPGEDIGDTAVREVFEETGVKSEFRSLLSIRQQHGSPGAFGKSDMYLICRLQPCSFTINFCQQECLKCEWMDLEKLARIENTTPITRRVARLLLYGHREGFDKIDLSMEEFPAVYTGLFYKLYHRELPESYRDTARTD is encoded by the exons TTGAAAAATATGTGGAAGTTTCCAGGAGGCCTGTCAGAGCCTGGAGAAGATATtg GTGACACAGCAGTCCGAGAGGTTTTTGAAGAGACTGGAGTAAAGTCAGAATTCAGGTCCCTGCTAAGCATCCGGCAGCAACATGGGAGCCCTGGAGCCTTTGGGAAGTCGGACATGTACCTGATCTGCCGCCTGCAGCCATGTTCCTTCACTATCAACTTCTGCCAGCAGGAATGCTTGAAGTGtgaatggatggacctagaaaaactAGCCAGGATTGAAAACACCACCCCCATCACCAGGAGGGTGGCCAGGTTATTGCTGTATGGACACAGGGAAGGGTTTGACAAAATTGACCTCAGCATGGAGGAATTCCCCGCAGTATACACGGGCCTGTTCTACAAACTCTATCACAGGGAACTGCCAGAGAGTTACAGAGACACAGCGAGAACAGATTGA
- the Nudt6 gene encoding nucleoside diphosphate-linked moiety X motif 6 isoform X3: MWKFPGGLSEPGEDIGDTAVREVFEETGVKSEFRSLLSIRQQHGSPGAFGKSDMYLICRLQPCSFTINFCQQECLKCEWMDLEKLARIENTTPITRRVARLLLYGHREGFDKIDLSMEEFPAVYTGLFYKLYHRELPESYRDTARTD; this comes from the exons ATGTGGAAGTTTCCAGGAGGCCTGTCAGAGCCTGGAGAAGATATtg GTGACACAGCAGTCCGAGAGGTTTTTGAAGAGACTGGAGTAAAGTCAGAATTCAGGTCCCTGCTAAGCATCCGGCAGCAACATGGGAGCCCTGGAGCCTTTGGGAAGTCGGACATGTACCTGATCTGCCGCCTGCAGCCATGTTCCTTCACTATCAACTTCTGCCAGCAGGAATGCTTGAAGTGtgaatggatggacctagaaaaactAGCCAGGATTGAAAACACCACCCCCATCACCAGGAGGGTGGCCAGGTTATTGCTGTATGGACACAGGGAAGGGTTTGACAAAATTGACCTCAGCATGGAGGAATTCCCCGCAGTATACACGGGCCTGTTCTACAAACTCTATCACAGGGAACTGCCAGAGAGTTACAGAGACACAGCGAGAACAGATTGA